The window ATGGCAGAAGAAAAAAAAGAAGCCAAAGAAGAGAAAAAAACCTCTTCTAAATTCGAAAAACTAATCTCTGAAATCGAAAAGCTCTCTGTAGCTGATTTAGCGGAATTGGTCAAAGAGCTGGAAGAGCGTTTTGGTGTTCAAGCTGCCGCTCCAGTAGCTATGGCTGCTGCTCCAGCCGGCGGAGAAGAACAGGGCGGAGAAGAAGAGACCGGCGGTGTAGCCACTGTGGTTATTACTGACGCTGGCGAGAAAAAGATTGAGGTTATCAAAGCTATCAGGGAAATCAACCAAGAGGTTGGCTTAAAAGAAGCCAAGGATATGGTTGACAACCCGCCAGCAGAGGTTGCCAAAGAAGTCAAGCGCGAAGAAGCGGAAGAGATGAAGAAAAAATTAGAAGAGGCAGGCGCCAAAGTAGAGCTTAAATAAGCAAAATAGGGATCCAATGAGAAAAAAAGTTTGCACTCCCCACGGATCCCTTTCTTTGCCTTATTATTTTCCTGTAGCTACAGATGGAGCTGTCAGAGCTATTGCTCCTTGGGAGCTGGAAAGTTTTGGTTTTCAGGGAATACTGGCTAATACTTATCACCTTTATTTGCGTCCCGGTATAGAAATAATTAAAAAAGCCGGCGGACTGCACCAATGGATGGGATGGAAAGGGGTAATTTTAACTGATTCTGGCGGCTACCAAGTTTTTTCTTTGGGCTTAGGGAAGAAAAAGCCCTTAATTAAGATAAAAGAAAAAGGGATTGAGTTTTATTCTCATCTTGACGGATCAAAACATTTTTTTACTCCTGAAAAAGTCATTCAAATTCAGCTGGATCTTAAAAGTGATATTATAATGCCTTTAGATGTCTGTCCTCCCGGAAAAAGCAGCAAAGCTAAAGCAGAGTGGGCAGCTGAAAAAACCCTCCAGTGGCTGAAAATTGCTAAAAATTATTTTGAAAAACAGACAAAAAAATTAGGTGGAAAAGGCAAAAAAAAGCCACTTTTGTTTGCCATAATTCAAGGCGGAACCTTTTTGGACCTCAGGGAAAAATTCGCCAAAGAAACTATAAAACTGGATTTTGACGGCTATGCTATTGGCGGTTTGGCTGTAGGCGAGGAAAAAAGGAAGATGTGGCAGGTAGTGAAACTAATGGATAGAATCCTACCCAAAAACAAGCCGCGATACTTAATGGGAGTGGGGGAACCAAAAGATTTTGTCAAAGCTGTTTCTTTAGGTATAGATATGGTTGACTGCGTTTTGCCCACAAGATTAGCCAGACACGGCATAGCTTATCAGATAATAAAAAAGAGAAATTTAGAAATCAAAAATCTGGATCTGCGCAAGAGCTGGGCAAAAAATAAATTAGAGATAATTGATAAAAACTGCACTTGTCCGGCTTGCCAAAATGGCTTAACTATCTC is drawn from bacterium and contains these coding sequences:
- the rplL gene encoding 50S ribosomal protein L7/L12 gives rise to the protein MAEEKKEAKEEKKTSSKFEKLISEIEKLSVADLAELVKELEERFGVQAAAPVAMAAAPAGGEEQGGEEETGGVATVVITDAGEKKIEVIKAIREINQEVGLKEAKDMVDNPPAEVAKEVKREEAEEMKKKLEEAGAKVELK
- the tgt gene encoding tRNA guanosine(34) transglycosylase Tgt; this encodes MRKKVCTPHGSLSLPYYFPVATDGAVRAIAPWELESFGFQGILANTYHLYLRPGIEIIKKAGGLHQWMGWKGVILTDSGGYQVFSLGLGKKKPLIKIKEKGIEFYSHLDGSKHFFTPEKVIQIQLDLKSDIIMPLDVCPPGKSSKAKAEWAAEKTLQWLKIAKNYFEKQTKKLGGKGKKKPLLFAIIQGGTFLDLREKFAKETIKLDFDGYAIGGLAVGEEKRKMWQVVKLMDRILPKNKPRYLMGVGEPKDFVKAVSLGIDMVDCVLPTRLARHGIAYQIIKKRNLEIKNLDLRKSWAKNKLEIIDKNCTCPACQNGLTISYLSHLIRKGEILGHRLLSLHNLAAIRKINEEIGS